In one Nostoc sp. KVJ3 genomic region, the following are encoded:
- a CDS encoding R3H domain-containing nucleic acid-binding protein — MTITDDLQKLLDILPQDLQQVLESHPKRDSLVEVVLDLGRRPEARFPNQAEYLSEIPVTQEQIDDCIQRVGIFGGDNRAGIEQTLHRISAIRNRTGKIIGLTCRVGRAVFGTIGMIRDLVETGKSILMLGRPGVGKTTALREIARVLADDFHKRVVIIDTSNEIAGDGDVAHPAIGRARRMQVAHPEQQHQVMIEAVENHMPEVIVIDEIGTELEALAARTIAERGVQLVGTAHGNQIENLIKNPTLADLVGGIQAVTLGDDEARRRGSQKTVLERKAPPTFEIAVEMLERQRWTVHESVADTVDNLLRGRQATPQTRTVDDQGKIGVTRQLAVVNGRGGQLGTVEDSFPPPRPSNGWRSSGQMVALPQLPVERVTGRSEFDRLLDESFNYSESIDLDAATRQPGPNGEDLPLHVYPYGVSRHQLEQVISVLTLPVVLTKDIDTADAILALRSHVKNHAKLRQMAKARHVPIHMIKSSTIPQITRGLRRLLNMDDPEMADDLELQLFLHNGSDDEMDALEEARLAVEQIVIPKGQPVELLPRSPQVRKMQHELVEHYRLKSHSFGEEPNRRLRIYPA; from the coding sequence ATGACGATTACAGACGATCTCCAAAAGTTATTAGATATTTTGCCCCAAGACCTGCAACAAGTACTAGAGAGTCATCCCAAACGAGATAGTTTAGTAGAAGTAGTCTTGGATTTGGGTCGTCGCCCAGAAGCTCGCTTTCCTAATCAAGCTGAGTATCTGAGCGAAATACCTGTTACTCAAGAACAGATAGATGATTGCATTCAACGAGTCGGAATTTTTGGCGGAGATAATCGGGCAGGAATTGAGCAAACTTTGCATCGGATCAGTGCCATCCGCAACCGTACTGGTAAGATTATTGGCTTGACCTGTCGCGTTGGTCGGGCGGTATTCGGAACCATTGGCATGATCCGCGATTTGGTAGAAACTGGTAAATCGATTCTCATGCTGGGTCGTCCAGGTGTGGGCAAAACTACCGCCTTACGGGAAATAGCCCGTGTTTTGGCGGATGATTTTCATAAGCGAGTGGTGATTATTGACACCTCCAACGAAATCGCTGGGGATGGTGATGTTGCCCACCCCGCCATTGGTCGCGCTCGGCGGATGCAAGTGGCTCATCCAGAACAACAGCATCAGGTGATGATTGAGGCAGTGGAAAATCACATGCCAGAAGTCATCGTCATTGATGAAATTGGCACGGAACTGGAAGCTTTAGCGGCTCGTACCATTGCGGAACGGGGCGTACAGTTGGTAGGTACTGCCCACGGGAATCAGATCGAAAATCTGATTAAAAACCCCACCTTGGCTGATTTAGTTGGGGGTATCCAAGCTGTGACGCTGGGAGACGACGAAGCCAGACGGCGAGGCTCTCAAAAAACTGTTTTGGAGCGGAAAGCCCCTCCTACCTTTGAAATTGCTGTGGAAATGTTGGAACGTCAACGTTGGACAGTACACGAAAGTGTTGCAGACACAGTAGATAATCTGCTGCGGGGTCGTCAGGCTACTCCACAAACGAGAACCGTTGACGATCAGGGCAAAATTGGGGTTACAAGGCAGTTAGCTGTTGTCAACGGTCGCGGTGGACAGCTAGGGACAGTGGAAGATTCTTTCCCACCGCCACGACCGTCTAATGGCTGGCGTTCTTCTGGACAAATGGTTGCACTGCCGCAATTGCCTGTAGAACGGGTAACAGGACGCAGTGAGTTCGATCGATTGCTGGATGAATCTTTCAATTATTCTGAGAGCATCGATTTAGATGCTGCTACCAGACAGCCAGGGCCCAATGGTGAAGATTTGCCACTCCACGTTTACCCTTATGGCGTTAGCCGCCATCAATTAGAACAGGTAATTAGCGTGCTAACTTTACCCGTGGTATTGACAAAAGACATAGATACTGCTGATGCAATTTTAGCACTGCGATCGCACGTCAAAAACCACGCCAAATTACGCCAAATGGCCAAAGCCCGTCATGTACCCATCCACATGATTAAGTCCAGTACCATTCCGCAAATTACCCGTGGCTTGCGGCGGTTGCTGAACATGGACGACCCAGAAATGGCCGATGACCTAGAATTGCAACTGTTTTTGCACAATGGTAGCGATGATGAGATGGACGCTCTTGAAGAAGCTAGACTTGCTGTTGAGCAAATTGTGATTCCTAAAGGACAGCCAGTTGAGTTATTACCGCGTTCTCCCCAAGTTCGCAAAATGCAACATGAATTGGTAGAACACTATCGCCTCAAGTCGCATAGTTTTGGTGAAGAACCAAATAGAAGATTACGGATTTATCCGGCGTAA